Proteins from a genomic interval of Poecile atricapillus isolate bPoeAtr1 chromosome 1, bPoeAtr1.hap1, whole genome shotgun sequence:
- the WDR89 gene encoding WD repeat-containing protein 89 translates to MTAVDKVEEQLAALRIARRCVPSEKPSYLLDIDTSTAAQPGSSRFVAVSCSNKSIRVYDRETLRFLREYRGHPGILSGVRFAHTCDSVVFSACSQGAVKCWDVRSAAQEPVQVFSGYPSNVFISFDVSCSDLIVCAGTEKVENDTFLVFWDARGITDCASATKEPLGVYSESHNDDITKICFHPVEPNLVVSGSTDGLVNVFDINKDNEDDALISTCNSDSSVSSLGWSGEDYKQIYCMTHDEGFCWWDMAQLDTEEPITLLHVLDVRESVRTENHSLHYLVGGLYHEKAGKLFLVGGTSTGDIHLVSCGTDGLSLVGTLCGGHSATVRSFCWSPTDESLLTGGEDAQLLLWKPGAVERSLTKKASLKISSSLQKRVRVHNTSLKSRKK, encoded by the coding sequence ATGACAGCAGTGGACAaggtggaggagcagctggCGGCTCTGCGCATAGCCAGGCGCTGCGTGCCCAGCGAGAAACCTTCCTACCTGCTGGACATCGACACCTCCACGGCCGCCCAGCCCGGGAGCAGCCGCTTCGTGGCAGTTTCCTGTTCCAACAAATCCATCAGGGTGTACGACAGGGAGACGCTGCGCTTCCTGCGGGAGTACCGCGGCCACCCCGGGATCCTCAGCGGGGTCAGGTTTGCACACACGTGTGACAGCGTGGTGTTCTCAGCCTGCAGCCAGGGCGCGGTGAAGTGCTGGGATGTTCGCTCAGCCGCGCAGGAGCCTGTGCAGGTGTTCAGTGGCTATCCCTCAAACGTCTTCATCAGCTTCGATGTCAGCTGCAGTGACCTCATCGTTTGTGCCGGAACGGAAAAAGTTGAAAACGACACGTTCCTGGTGTTTTGGGATGCGAGAGGCATTACAGACTGTGCCAGTGCCACTAAAGAACCCTTGGGAGTCTATTCTGAAAGTCACAATGATGACATCACCAAAATCTGTTTCCATCCTGTTGAACCCAATTTGGTAGTGTCTGGGTCAACCGATGGCTTGGTGAATGTGTTTGACATCAATAAGGATAATGAAGATGATGCTTTGATATCGACTTGCAATTCAGATTCATCAGTGAGTTCTCTTGGCTGGTCTGGGGAAGATTACAAACAGATCTATTGCATGACACACGATGAGGGGTTCTGCTGGTGGGACATGGCTCAGCTGGACACCGAAGAGCCAATAACCCTGCTGCATGTTCTGGATGTCAGAGAGTCAGTCCGCACTGAAAACCACAGCCTGCATTACCTGGTGGGTGGCTTGTACCACGAAAAGGCAGGGAAACTCTTCCTGGTTGGGGGAACCTCCACAGGAGACATCCACCTGGTCAGCTGTGGCACCGATGGCCTGAGCCTGGTGGGGACCCTGTGTGGGGGACACTCGGCCACCGTCCGCTCCTTCTGCTGGAGCCCCACGGATGAGTCTCTGCTGACGGGTGGAGAGGATGCTCAGCTGTTGCTATGGAAACCTGGGGCTGTGGAAAGGTCCCTCACAAAGAAAGCATCTCTGAAGATCTCTTCTTCCTTGCAGAAGAGAGTGAGAGTTCACAACACCTCCctcaaaagcaggaaaaagtga